From Camarhynchus parvulus chromosome 10, STF_HiC, whole genome shotgun sequence, one genomic window encodes:
- the PML gene encoding LOW QUALITY PROTEIN: protein PML (The sequence of the model RefSeq protein was modified relative to this genomic sequence to represent the inferred CDS: inserted 4 bases in 3 codons) yields the protein METEPEPEAEPELHPEPGPAASASPPCQAAEDEDEDEDEDFQFLRCDGCGQDSAQPRLLRCLHTLCPGCLSDTKQCPRCQAATGAPAVDNLLFCNLRSRLQLWRQIRSSGGPGCSRCRAEAALVWCSDCEEFFCGRCLEEHQWWHKKKAHRVRRVEELRAGSARQFLEDTRGSCSLFCSSASHPEESRVCSIYCPRCERALCCPCALLDTRHAPFRDLRAESRRRQDEQRSLRRDLRRLRRSFRRRWGGCGAGGGGREQRSGWERVAPAPKRLQELVRXEAEELRALLEARXERGRSALADELLRGRGTLLREAAERLVERLGATAXQQELMDMQPFVKAALLELRRLRPPSPRAPRAARLAECRARLRALVERVTGRPDVPEVEVALENNLEEDPTHPKPHSASPSLEEIHVEEVRSLHPIQPLRLPCWKKRPLPSTERGSQVSPKILKLECDHEPGPSHAESQWEFQTEPGPSTSRHNCVRAGDTEGGSIIICSSDDSDEDTVVVTVTPEPPPC from the exons ATGGAGACGGAACCGGAGCCAGAAGCGGAACCGGAGCTTCACCCGGAGCCGGGCCCCGCCGCGTCGGCCTCCCCTCCGTGCCAGGCGGcggaggatgaggatgaggatgaggacgAAGATTTCCAGTTCCTGCGGTGCGATGGCTGCGGGCAGGACTCGGCGCAGCCGCGGCTGCTGCGCTGCCTGCACACGCTGTGCCCGGGCTGTCTGAGCGACACCAAGCAGTGCCCGCGCTGCCAGGCGGCCACGGGCGCTCCGGCCGTGGACAACCTGCTCTTCTGCAACCTGCGGAGCCGCCTGCAGCTCTGGCGGCAGATCCGCAGCTCGGGCGGGCCCGGCTGCAGCCGCTGCCGCGCCGAGGCGGCGCTGGTGTGGTGCTCGGACTGCGAGGAGTTCTTCTGCGGGCGCTGCCTGGAGGAGCACCAGTGGTGGCACAAGAAGAAGGCGCACAGGGTGCGCAGGGTGGAGGAGCTGCGGGCGGGCTCGGCGCGGCAGTTCCTGGAGGACACGCgcggctcctgcagcctcttctGCTCCAGCGCCAGCCACCCCGAGGAGAGCCGCGTGTGCAG CATCTACTGCCCTCGCTGCGAGCGGGCGCTGTGCTGTCCGTGCGCGCTGCTGGACACTCGCCACGCTCCCTTCCGCGACCTCCGCGCCGAGAGCCGCCGGCGCCAGGACGAGCAGCGCTCCCTGCGCCGGGACCTGCGGCGGCTCCGCCGCTCCTTCAGGCGGCGCTGGGGCGGCTGCGGGgcaggcggcggcgggcgggagcAGCGGAGCGGCTGGGAGCGCGTCGCGCCAGCGCCGAagcggctgcaggagctggtgc ACGAGGCCGAGGAGCTGCGGGCGCTGCTGGAGGCGC CGGAGCGCGGGCGGAGCGCGCTGGCGGACGAGctgctgcggggccggggcacGCTGCTGCGGGAGGCGGCCGAGAGGCTGGTGGAGAGGCTGGGCGCTACGGc gcagcaggagctgatggaCATGCAGCCCTTCGTCAAGGCGGCGCTGCTGGAGCTGCGGCGGCTGCGGCCACCGAGCCCCCGAGCTCCGCGAGCCGCCCGACTCGCCGAGTGCCGGGCGCGGCTGCGGGCGCTGGTGGAGCGCGTCACGGGCCGGCCAG ATGTCCCCGAGGTCGAGGTGGCCCTGGAGAACAACCTG GAAGAGGATccaacccatcccaaaccccacagcgcctcccccagcctggaggagatcCATGTGGAGGAGGTGCGgtccctccatcccatccaG cctctccgGCTCCCCTGTTGGAAGAAGCGGCCGCTGCCCAGCACGGAGAGGGGCAGCCAGGTGTCTCCCAAGATCCTGAAGCTGGAATGCGACCACGAGCCGGGCCCCAGCCATGCCGaatcccagtgggaattccaGACGGAGCCCGGCCCCTCCACGTCGCGGCACAACTGCGTCCGTGCCGGTGACACAG AGGGCGGCAGCATCATCATCTGCAGCTCGGACGACAGCGACGAGGACACCGTGGTGGTGACGGTGACACCGGAGCCGCCTCCGTGCTGA
- the LOC115907497 gene encoding LOW QUALITY PROTEIN: zona pellucida sperm-binding protein 3-like (The sequence of the model RefSeq protein was modified relative to this genomic sequence to represent the inferred CDS: inserted 1 base in 1 codon), translated as MRSHIRLLLALLCAAPAASAPPPWEPAWSDPNPNPWGWGDEQPRSHSRPHSRAQLPVEVQCQEAQLVVTVHRDLFGTGRLVSAAELSLGPAACKHSRLDPSQKTVTFSAGLHECGSTVQVTPDSLIYRTLLSYDPSPGSNPAIVRSDPAVIPIECHYPRRDNVSSGSIRPTWAPFNSALASQEKLLFSLRLMNEDWSAERDLSAFRLGDVLNIQAEVGAHSHVPLRLFVDSCVATLGPEXGTEPHYAIIDFNGCLVDGRSDATSSAFVTPRPRQDVLRFQIDAFRFAGDPRSLIYITCHLKVTPAEQSPDALNKACSFSKARNTWAPVEGTRDICSCCELGNCGRRPAEPWNGHRYRRHAGDGEGTAGDSVGEADVVIGPVLLSSAQRGQRPEGQQGTVAPLAVGTALACAVAGVAVAGAALAIGLRRRNSL; from the exons ATGCGCTCCCACATCCGCCTCCTCCTGGCGCTGCTCTGCGCGGCCCCCGCGGCCTCGGCGCCTCCGCCCTGGGAGCCGGCGTGGAgcgatcccaatcccaatccctggggctggggggacgAGCAGCCGCGTTCCCATTCCCGGCCGCATTCCCGAGCGCAGCTCCCGGTGGAAGTTCAGTGCCAGGAGGCGCAGCTGGTGGTGACCGTGCACCGGGACCTGTTCGGCACCGGCCGCTTGGTCAGCGCCGCCGAGCTCAGCCTGGGCCCCGCCGCCTGCAAGCATTCCCGCCTGGATCCATCCCAAAAAACCGTCACCTTCAGCGCCGGCCTGCACGAGTGCGGCAGCACCGTCCAG GTCACTCCGGATTCCCTGATTTACCGGACGCTCCTGAGCTACGATCCCAGCCCCGGCAGCAACCCGGCCATCGTGCGCAGCGACCCGGCCGTCATCCCCATCGAGTGCCACTACCCCAG gcGGGATAACGTCTCCAGCGGCTCCATCCGTCCCACCTGGGCTCCCTTCAACTCGGCTCTGGCCTCCCAGGAGAAGCTCCTGTTCTCCCTGCGCCTCATGAACG AGGACTGGAGCGCGGAGCGGGATCTCTCGGCGTTCCGCCTGGGCGACGTGCTGAACATCCAGGCCGAGGTGGGCGCCCACAGCCACGTCCCGCTGCGGCTCTTCGTCGACTCCTGCGTGGCCACGCTGGGCCCCG CGGGCACCGAGCCCCACTACGCCATCATCGACTTCAACGG CTGCCTGGTGGACGGGCGCTCCGATGCCACCAGCTCGGCCTTTGTCACCCCCCGGCCGCGGCAGGACGTGCTGCGCTTCCAGATCGACGCCTTCCGCTTCGCCGGCGACCCCCGCAGCCTG ATCTACATCACGTGCCACCTGAAGGTGACACCGGCCGAGCAGAGCCCGGATGCGCTGAACAAGGCCTGCTCCTTCAGCAAGGCGCGCAACAC CTGGGCGCCCGtggaggggacaagggacatctgcagctgctgcgAGCTGGGCAACTGTGGCCGGaggccagcagagccctggaacgGCCACCGCTACCGCAGACACGCCGGGGAcggtgaggggacagcaggggacagcgtggg cGAAGCTGACGTTGTCATCGGTCCCGTGCTGCTCTCGAGTGCCCAGCGTGGCCAGCGCCCCGAGGGCCAGCAGG GCACTGTGGCACCgctggctgtggggacagcgcTGGCCTGTGCGGTGGCCGGCGTGGCCGTGGCTGGAGCCGCGCTGGCCATCGGCCTCAGGCGCCGGAATTCCCTGTGA